The nucleotide window GTtatatcttgttttttaaattttaatatgccTTTGATATGCTTTTGTCTTCCTGTTGAAAACAAATGCCGAAAAAAAAAGTGTACGTAATTTAGTAGTAAAAAGATATTGtggaaatttttcaaattattcttTGCATTGAttgagttttttattttatcaggaAAAACTCAAAAAGGTTACATATCTCTCATACCTGTTTAAATTTGTTCGTGAATAAATCAATATGTTATTTTCGCACTCCATTTCTACGCATTTGGTTCCAGGGTAGCGGCTCCGCGAAATTAGCTACCTTATTCTTGCTACTTTTAGCACAAATCCGAAAACATGGAAATACTTTCAAAAGTTCATTTCTAACGACAACATAACGTAATCCGTAAATACACGTGTCCCATAATGTATTTGTTAAGACTGCAAACATGCACCATTCATACACGCTGTCATTAATAACTTGTGTTGCTAAGTTGAATTGGTTAACTATACTTCCTACAAAGCCTGCAACTGCAGAAACTCCATAAACAACCAATATTTGGGCAGCTACTTGGCTTAACTTTCTTCCTCGCCTAGTGTGATCATTTTTTCTAATATATTTAATCACTTTCTTTTGACAAAACGCTACAAGCAGTAGAGAGAAAAATTCGTAAACGGTGATTGCAGTTCGGACAATATCTTGAAAtattgatttattaaaaaatataacagaaGGCATTATTATAGATGGAATCCAGGCTAAAATCAACAGTATGGGTAatgtttttttccttaaaattgttttgtatgCAAACGGTTTAAATACGGCTAAATACAACTCCAGTTGGATCAATATAATGGCTGAAATAGACATGTTGACGAAACTATGAACGACTAATGACCAGATTGATGCAATGCGTGTTGATGTGTTGTTCAGGTATTCTGTGATCTGTATTCCATAAATTACAGTTAGACTTACAGCAACTATCAAATCAGATATGGAAAGTAACAGATATAAAGGATTGTTCGATCTTCTTAACCTCTTGTTTTTTAGGATAACCAGAATGTAAGCTCTATTACATATTTTACTTAACAATTAAAATATGAATGAAGTTATTAGAAA belongs to Hydractinia symbiolongicarpus strain clone_291-10 chromosome 1, HSymV2.1, whole genome shotgun sequence and includes:
- the LOC130612030 gene encoding melatonin receptor type 1C-like; protein product: MIFVIIAYTIINSLVYDMIMSILFNNNERTDKCKICNRAYILVILKNKRLRRSNNPLYLLLSISDLIVAVSLTVIYGIQITEYLNNTSTRIASIWSLVVHSFVNMSISAIILIQLELYLAVFKPFAYKTILRKKTLPILLILAWIPSIIMPSVIFFNKSIFQDIVRTAITVYEFFSLLLVAFCQKKVIKYIRKNDHTRRGRKLSQVAAQILVVYGVSAVAGFVGSIVNQFNLATQVINDSVYEWCMFAVLTNTLWDTCIYGLRYVVVRNELLKVFPCFRICAKSSKNKVANFAEPLPWNQMRRNGVRK